One Burkholderia cepacia genomic window carries:
- the mmsB gene encoding 3-hydroxyisobutyrate dehydrogenase, protein MDIAFIGLGNMGGPMAANLLKAGHALTVFDLDAHAVDVAVRAGATAAGSPRDAAARGAVVITMLPAASHVQQVYLGDDGVLAGARAGATLIDCSTIDPGTVRAIADAAARQDHPLADAPVSGGTGGAQAGTLTFMVGADAALFERIRPVLLDMGRNVVHCGGTGTGQIAKICNNLLLGISMMGVSEAMALGAALGIDPSVLAGIINTSTGRCWSSDSCNPYPGVLPAAPAARGYAGGFAANLMLKDLGLATEAARSAHQPVWMGALAQQLYQSMSQQGLGTLDFSACVKLYEAPAA, encoded by the coding sequence ATGGACATCGCATTCATCGGACTCGGCAACATGGGCGGCCCCATGGCCGCGAACCTGCTGAAAGCCGGCCACGCGCTGACGGTGTTCGACCTCGACGCGCATGCGGTCGACGTCGCGGTGCGCGCCGGCGCGACCGCCGCCGGCTCGCCGCGCGACGCGGCCGCGCGCGGCGCGGTCGTGATCACGATGCTGCCCGCAGCTTCGCACGTGCAGCAGGTCTATCTCGGCGACGACGGCGTACTGGCCGGCGCGCGCGCCGGCGCGACGCTGATCGACTGCAGCACGATCGATCCCGGCACCGTGCGCGCGATCGCCGACGCGGCCGCGCGGCAGGACCATCCGCTTGCGGACGCGCCGGTGTCCGGCGGCACCGGCGGCGCGCAGGCCGGCACGCTGACCTTCATGGTCGGCGCGGACGCCGCGCTGTTCGAGCGCATCCGCCCCGTGCTGCTCGACATGGGCAGGAACGTCGTGCATTGCGGCGGCACGGGCACCGGGCAGATCGCGAAGATCTGCAACAACCTGCTGCTCGGGATCTCGATGATGGGCGTCTCGGAAGCGATGGCGCTCGGCGCCGCGCTCGGGATCGATCCGTCCGTGCTGGCCGGCATCATCAATACGTCGACCGGCCGCTGCTGGAGCTCGGACAGCTGCAATCCCTACCCGGGCGTGCTGCCCGCGGCGCCGGCCGCGCGCGGCTACGCGGGCGGGTTCGCGGCGAACCTGATGCTGAAGGATCTCGGGCTCGCGACCGAAGCGGCACGGAGCGCGCATCAGCCGGTGTGGATGGGCGCACTCGCGCAGCAGCTCTATCAATCGATGAGCCAGCAGGGGCTCGGCACGCTCGACTTCTCCGCGTGCGTGAAGCTGTACGAGGCGCCGGCCGCGTGA
- a CDS encoding S8 family peptidase, with product MSKLIRTASLNATVLGAALAGLACAAHAQTVAAPVPGPADAVNQLIVKLRAAKTLSDTSAASAATAGHADVQAVIDRVLAARRARAAGQAFGAAAASAPGNPADAAAGIRIKRDMSGGATVLSLQRRVSLAEAEGLARDFAADGAIEYAEPDARMFPLLVPNDTRYGEQWGYFSPAGGANLPKAWDRTTGSTNIVVGVIDTGYRPHADLAANLVPGYDFISDPATANDGNGRDNNASDPGDWVTAQEDADPNGPFYGCGARNSSWHGTHVAGTIGAVTNNGNGVAGISWVGKVQPVRVLGKCGGTVSDIADGMRWAAGLPVPGAPANPTPAKVLNLSLGGNSRTCSTTYQNAIDAITARGANVVVAAGNSGGPVANSQPANCQGVIAVAAVDSSGVRASFSNYGPAVKIAAPGVGILSTLNAGTTSPGADSYASYNGTSMATPHVAGTVALMLAVNPALTPAQVLQRLQSSARPFSSGSNCSTSTCGAGLLDAGNAVAAATK from the coding sequence ATGTCCAAATTGATTCGCACTGCTTCGCTTAACGCAACCGTCCTCGGTGCCGCGCTGGCCGGCCTCGCCTGCGCCGCACACGCGCAAACCGTGGCTGCGCCCGTGCCCGGGCCGGCCGATGCGGTGAACCAGCTGATCGTCAAGCTGCGCGCCGCCAAGACGCTGTCCGACACGTCTGCTGCTTCGGCCGCGACCGCCGGGCACGCGGACGTCCAGGCGGTCATCGATCGCGTGCTCGCGGCCCGCCGCGCGCGCGCAGCCGGCCAGGCGTTCGGCGCGGCCGCCGCCTCGGCGCCCGGCAACCCGGCCGACGCGGCCGCCGGCATCCGCATCAAGCGCGACATGTCGGGCGGCGCGACGGTGCTGTCGCTGCAGCGTCGCGTGTCGCTCGCCGAGGCCGAAGGGCTCGCCCGCGATTTCGCGGCGGACGGCGCGATCGAGTACGCGGAGCCGGACGCGCGGATGTTTCCGCTGCTCGTGCCGAACGACACGCGCTACGGCGAGCAGTGGGGCTACTTCAGCCCGGCCGGCGGCGCGAACCTGCCGAAGGCATGGGATCGCACGACCGGCTCCACGAACATCGTCGTCGGCGTCATCGACACCGGCTACCGCCCGCACGCGGATCTCGCCGCGAACCTGGTGCCCGGCTACGACTTCATCTCCGATCCGGCGACCGCGAACGACGGCAACGGCCGCGACAACAACGCGTCCGATCCGGGCGACTGGGTGACCGCTCAGGAAGATGCCGACCCGAACGGCCCGTTCTACGGCTGCGGCGCGCGCAACAGCTCGTGGCACGGCACGCACGTCGCGGGCACGATCGGCGCGGTGACGAACAACGGCAATGGCGTCGCGGGCATCTCGTGGGTCGGCAAGGTGCAGCCGGTGCGCGTGCTCGGCAAGTGCGGCGGCACGGTGAGCGACATCGCCGACGGCATGCGCTGGGCCGCCGGCCTGCCGGTACCGGGCGCGCCGGCGAACCCGACGCCGGCGAAGGTGCTGAACCTGAGCCTCGGCGGCAACAGCCGCACCTGCAGCACGACGTACCAGAACGCGATCGACGCGATCACGGCGCGCGGCGCGAACGTCGTCGTCGCGGCCGGCAACAGCGGCGGCCCGGTCGCGAACAGCCAGCCCGCGAATTGCCAGGGCGTGATCGCGGTCGCCGCGGTCGACAGCAGCGGCGTGCGCGCGAGCTTCAGCAACTACGGCCCGGCCGTGAAGATCGCGGCGCCGGGCGTCGGCATCCTGTCGACGCTCAATGCCGGCACGACGTCGCCGGGCGCGGACAGCTACGCGAGCTACAACGGCACCAGCATGGCGACGCCGCACGTCGCGGGCACCGTCGCGCTGATGCTCGCGGTCAATCCGGCGCTCACGCCGGCGCAGGTCCTGCAGCGGCTGCAGTCGAGCGCGCGGCCGTTCTCGAGCGGCTCGAACTGCTCGACGAGCACCTGCGGCGCGGGGCTGCTCGACGCCGGCAACGCGGTCGCCGCCGCCACGAAGTAA
- a CDS encoding Xaa-Pro dipeptidyl-peptidase, producing MRFQRTEPRRAWLPALVAATTLAACGGDDGGSVAGASALAQGQQEGAAAPAADAQPLAARFSPSGVPYAALSGGRYRPVIANGQVQPSLSGGTIEENAWVDTSVDSDGDGTRDRIHVRIVRPTETANGARTPVIVLASPYYAGLADSPDHNVDVELDGTPHPAASSAARILAAAPQVRMLQQVEAAAAGRSWIESYFIPRGFTIVYADSLGTAGSDGCPTILTRDESVAMASVIRWLGRDATAKDANGKTVVANWSTGHVGMYGVSYDGTLPKMVASLRTRGLDAIVPVAGLTNMYGYYRSGGLVRAPEGYQGEDVDVYIKALLTNAHPERCTHLIDEALQQEDRKTGDYSPFWAARDIPTALAVAPALVAQGLTDDNVRVDQSTSWYLAMRRQGVPTQLWLHRLKHTDPTRVPAMADAWTAEVNRWFTRYLIGFDNGVERDPRAVIEQADGTLLKDASWPARGAASVAYFAGGDGAGTGTLLSTPTGGPLVKFTDDARIPALTLANAPTGENRSRFETAPLASATRISGTATARVRLTFTAVANVTALLVDRAPDGTATIVTRAWTDPRNRLSEWVSQPVLPGMPYDLKLTFMPRDYRLEAGHQLGLVVLSSDNEATLRPTPGTELSLDPAGTSVTVPQLPI from the coding sequence ATGCGATTTCAACGAACCGAACCGCGGCGCGCGTGGCTTCCCGCGCTCGTTGCGGCCACGACGCTCGCCGCGTGCGGCGGCGACGACGGCGGCAGCGTGGCGGGCGCCTCGGCGCTCGCGCAGGGCCAACAGGAGGGGGCCGCCGCGCCCGCGGCCGACGCGCAGCCGCTCGCCGCGCGCTTCTCGCCGTCCGGCGTGCCGTATGCCGCCCTGTCGGGCGGCCGCTACCGCCCCGTGATCGCGAACGGCCAGGTGCAGCCGTCGCTGTCGGGCGGCACGATCGAGGAGAACGCGTGGGTCGACACGTCGGTCGATTCCGACGGCGACGGCACGCGCGACCGCATCCACGTGCGCATCGTGCGCCCGACCGAAACCGCGAACGGCGCGCGCACGCCCGTCATCGTGCTCGCAAGCCCGTACTACGCGGGCCTCGCCGACAGCCCCGACCACAACGTCGACGTCGAACTCGACGGCACGCCGCATCCGGCCGCCTCCAGCGCCGCGCGCATCCTGGCAGCCGCGCCGCAGGTGCGGATGCTGCAGCAGGTCGAGGCGGCCGCCGCCGGGCGCTCGTGGATCGAGAGCTACTTCATTCCGCGCGGCTTCACGATCGTCTACGCGGACTCGCTCGGCACCGCCGGCTCGGACGGTTGCCCGACGATCCTCACGCGCGACGAATCGGTCGCGATGGCATCGGTGATCCGCTGGCTCGGCCGCGACGCGACCGCGAAGGACGCGAACGGCAAGACGGTCGTCGCGAACTGGTCGACGGGCCACGTCGGCATGTACGGCGTGTCGTACGACGGCACGCTGCCGAAGATGGTCGCGAGCCTGCGCACGCGCGGGCTCGATGCGATCGTGCCGGTCGCCGGGTTGACGAACATGTACGGCTACTACCGCTCGGGCGGGCTCGTGCGTGCGCCGGAAGGCTATCAGGGCGAAGACGTCGACGTGTACATCAAGGCGCTGCTGACGAACGCGCATCCGGAGCGTTGCACGCACCTGATCGACGAAGCGTTGCAGCAGGAAGACCGCAAGACCGGCGACTATTCGCCGTTCTGGGCCGCACGCGACATCCCGACCGCGCTCGCGGTCGCACCGGCGCTCGTTGCGCAAGGGTTGACCGACGACAACGTGCGCGTCGACCAGTCGACGTCGTGGTATCTCGCGATGCGGCGCCAGGGCGTGCCGACGCAGCTGTGGCTGCACCGCCTGAAGCACACCGACCCGACCCGCGTGCCGGCGATGGCCGATGCATGGACTGCGGAGGTGAACCGCTGGTTTACGCGTTATCTGATCGGCTTCGACAACGGTGTCGAACGCGATCCGCGCGCGGTGATCGAGCAGGCGGACGGCACGCTGCTGAAGGATGCGAGCTGGCCCGCGCGCGGCGCGGCGAGCGTCGCGTATTTCGCGGGCGGCGACGGCGCAGGCACCGGCACGTTGCTGAGCACGCCGACCGGCGGTCCGCTCGTGAAGTTCACGGACGATGCGCGCATTCCGGCGCTCACGCTGGCGAACGCCCCGACCGGCGAGAATCGCTCCCGCTTCGAGACGGCGCCGCTCGCGAGCGCGACGCGGATCTCGGGCACCGCGACCGCACGCGTCAGGCTGACCTTCACGGCGGTAGCCAACGTGACGGCCCTGCTGGTCGATCGCGCGCCGGACGGAACGGCAACGATCGTCACGCGCGCATGGACCGATCCGCGCAACCGCTTGTCCGAGTGGGTGTCGCAGCCCGTGCTGCCCGGGATGCCGTACGACCTGAAGCTGACGTTCATGCCGCGCGACTACCGGCTCGAAGCGGGCCATCAGCTCGGGCTCGTCGTGCTGTCCAGCGACAACGAGGCCACGCTGCGGCCGACGCCGGGCACCGAGCTGTCGCTCGATCCGGCCGGCACGTCGGTGACGGTGCCGCAGTTGCCGATCTGA
- a CDS encoding DUF3005 domain-containing protein, giving the protein MKPNSAPTHAARPAGAPERLSPEAVAAKTPTGLPPIDVDARTSDSGDPVRRAASRIVTLDNANMAATDNSVDVDGKGMEARQGASKWQDNVIYSNASLDESVDTPDEGLGGFESRSGGSLPQIAPRDGWRVRHVGVVEIERGDGKRVEHVIRFERAN; this is encoded by the coding sequence ATGAAACCAAACTCCGCGCCGACACATGCCGCGCGCCCGGCCGGCGCGCCGGAGCGGCTGTCGCCGGAAGCCGTCGCCGCGAAGACGCCGACCGGCCTGCCGCCGATCGACGTCGACGCGCGCACGAGCGACAGCGGCGATCCGGTGCGGCGAGCCGCGAGCCGGATCGTCACGCTGGACAACGCGAACATGGCGGCGACCGACAACAGCGTCGACGTCGACGGCAAGGGCATGGAGGCGCGCCAGGGCGCGTCGAAGTGGCAGGACAACGTGATCTACTCGAACGCGTCGCTCGACGAAAGCGTCGACACGCCCGATGAAGGGCTCGGCGGTTTCGAGAGCCGCTCGGGCGGCAGCCTGCCGCAGATCGCGCCGCGCGACGGCTGGCGGGTCCGCCACGTCGGCGTCGTCGAGATCGAGCGCGGCGACGGCAAGCGCGTGGAGCACGTGATTCGATTCGAGCGGGCCAACTGA
- a CDS encoding CBS domain-containing protein produces MHRVNEIMSQDVVRIAPTDSIRHAAQLMERYDIGALPVCDNNRLIGMVTDRDLAVRAISAGKPPETRIHEVASGPIEWCFDDDSLDEIQHYMADAQLRRLPVVDHDRRLVGMLSLGDIATRAADASRDELVNTLERVSQPKRT; encoded by the coding sequence ATGCATCGCGTCAACGAAATCATGTCGCAGGACGTCGTGCGCATCGCGCCGACCGACTCGATCCGTCATGCCGCGCAACTGATGGAGCGCTACGACATCGGCGCGCTGCCCGTGTGCGACAACAACCGGCTGATCGGGATGGTGACGGACCGCGATCTCGCGGTGCGCGCGATCTCGGCCGGCAAGCCGCCGGAAACGCGGATCCACGAAGTCGCGTCGGGCCCGATCGAATGGTGCTTCGACGACGATTCGCTCGACGAGATCCAGCACTACATGGCTGACGCGCAGCTGCGCCGCCTGCCCGTCGTCGATCACGACAGGCGGCTGGTCGGCATGCTGTCGCTCGGCGACATCGCGACGCGCGCCGCCGACGCGTCGCGCGACGAACTCGTGAACACGCTCGAGCGCGTATCGCAGCCGAAGCGGACGTAG
- a CDS encoding PRC-barrel domain-containing protein → MYHPVHNPDEGPTRIIRKDRETARGPGPDVMAAGTLEGDRVVTADGVYVGRIKDIMLDVRSGRVAYAVLSSGGILGIGDKLLAIPWDALTLDVERRCFRLWASSERIRNAPGFDKDHWPVIADPQWVGAARYDGSGTLWWSCDDDFDSEQDAPPHEASPDRPERDSGPR, encoded by the coding sequence ATGTACCACCCCGTGCACAACCCCGACGAAGGCCCGACCCGCATCATCCGCAAGGATCGCGAGACGGCGCGCGGCCCCGGCCCCGACGTGATGGCCGCCGGCACGCTGGAAGGCGACCGGGTCGTCACGGCCGACGGCGTGTACGTCGGCCGGATCAAGGACATCATGCTCGACGTGCGCTCCGGCCGCGTCGCCTATGCCGTGCTGTCGAGCGGCGGCATCCTCGGCATCGGCGACAAGCTGCTCGCGATTCCATGGGATGCGCTCACGCTCGACGTCGAGCGCCGCTGCTTCCGGTTGTGGGCGTCGTCCGAGCGGATTCGCAACGCGCCGGGGTTCGACAAGGATCACTGGCCGGTCATCGCGGACCCGCAATGGGTCGGCGCGGCGCGCTACGACGGCAGCGGCACGCTCTGGTGGAGCTGCGACGACGACTTCGACTCGGAGCAGGATGCGCCGCCGCACGAGGCCTCGCCGGACCGGCCGGAGCGCGACTCGGGTCCGCGCTGA
- a CDS encoding response regulator: MTIQRSDDDVLLWRSPDSVPARPRRVLVADDYRDAADALRLLLEARGFACRVVDDPFAVCDVARDWQPFAVVLDIAMPGLSGLQIAQRLRDDPRTADMLLVACSAFASTRDRERAKEAGFDAHCAKPLTPYRLLNYLEAASGNGAPPAGDTGQRT, from the coding sequence ATGACTATCCAACGGAGCGACGACGACGTTCTGCTGTGGCGCTCGCCCGACAGCGTGCCGGCGCGACCGCGCCGCGTGCTGGTGGCCGACGACTATCGCGATGCGGCGGACGCGCTGCGCCTGCTGCTCGAGGCCCGCGGCTTCGCGTGCCGGGTCGTCGACGATCCGTTCGCGGTCTGCGACGTCGCGCGCGACTGGCAGCCGTTCGCGGTCGTGCTCGACATCGCGATGCCGGGGCTCAGCGGCCTGCAGATCGCGCAACGGCTGCGCGACGATCCGCGCACCGCCGACATGCTGCTCGTCGCGTGCAGCGCGTTCGCGTCGACGCGTGACCGCGAGCGCGCGAAGGAAGCGGGTTTCGACGCGCATTGCGCGAAGCCGCTGACGCCGTACCGGCTGCTGAACTATCTCGAAGCGGCGAGCGGGAACGGCGCGCCGCCCGCGGGGGATACGGGACAGCGAACGTAG
- a CDS encoding DUF4142 domain-containing protein: protein MRPSIWTIAACAAGALLAPAVTLAQTSGAAPASPVLGTRATPDVIRPASGPDDTQITKRPQGIDAEFVDTAGQAGKRQVQASQLALEKAASPDVRAFAKRMVADYGALNARLRGLGARKGLPVQTVQIVDPDVEALRGRNGPAFDAAYVAVAGPDAHRRAIRLFEDEAHNGRDPDLRTFASGALPTLMRHLAAAQALVHKVGAR from the coding sequence ATGAGACCGAGTATCTGGACGATCGCGGCGTGCGCCGCCGGCGCGTTGCTCGCGCCGGCCGTCACGCTCGCGCAAACGTCGGGCGCGGCGCCCGCGTCGCCGGTGTTGGGTACGCGCGCAACGCCCGACGTGATTCGGCCCGCGTCGGGGCCTGACGATACGCAGATCACGAAACGCCCGCAGGGCATCGACGCGGAATTCGTCGACACCGCGGGGCAGGCCGGCAAGCGCCAGGTGCAGGCGAGCCAGCTCGCGCTCGAGAAAGCCGCGTCGCCGGACGTGCGCGCGTTCGCGAAGCGGATGGTCGCCGATTACGGCGCCCTCAACGCGAGGCTGCGCGGGCTTGGCGCGCGCAAGGGCCTGCCGGTGCAGACCGTGCAGATCGTCGATCCTGACGTCGAGGCGTTGCGCGGCCGGAACGGCCCGGCATTCGACGCCGCTTATGTCGCGGTGGCCGGGCCGGACGCGCATCGTCGCGCGATCCGGCTGTTCGAGGACGAGGCGCACAACGGCCGCGACCCCGATCTGCGCACGTTCGCGAGCGGGGCGCTGCCGACCCTGATGCGCCACCTGGCGGCGGCTCAGGCGCTCGTGCACAAGGTCGGCGCGCGCTGA
- a CDS encoding DUF2795 domain-containing protein produces the protein MAPHLHGVHEPGQAHVLDDEPVQQGHDAGASGKPPSPIEIQKALKGMVYPAGKADLVRCAEHAHASRDVLDLLMRIPEREYGTPAAVSKELGRLPTPRKE, from the coding sequence ATGGCACCGCATCTGCATGGCGTTCACGAACCCGGTCAAGCGCACGTCCTTGACGACGAGCCGGTGCAGCAGGGCCACGACGCGGGTGCGAGCGGCAAGCCGCCGAGCCCGATCGAGATCCAGAAGGCGCTGAAGGGGATGGTTTACCCGGCCGGCAAGGCGGACCTCGTCCGATGCGCCGAACACGCGCATGCGAGCCGCGACGTGCTCGACCTGCTCATGCGCATTCCCGAACGGGAATACGGCACGCCGGCGGCGGTGTCGAAAGAGCTGGGCCGGCTGCCGACGCCGCGCAAGGAATGA
- a CDS encoding BON domain-containing protein — MNATQWRARSGRPARRAVKRPCVAAVVLAAIVCGVAPRAMAAGDGSLSALLAAAGTELRDTAITVKAKAALAGKEALSSGDIHVSTRRGDVVLTGSVPDRSQREAAVNIVRQLDGVRDVSDRLAIRAK; from the coding sequence ATGAACGCGACACAGTGGCGAGCCCGGTCCGGCCGGCCGGCGCGCCGCGCGGTGAAACGGCCGTGCGTGGCGGCCGTCGTCCTGGCGGCGATCGTTTGCGGCGTCGCGCCGCGCGCGATGGCGGCGGGCGACGGCAGCCTGTCGGCGCTGCTGGCGGCCGCCGGCACGGAGCTTCGCGACACGGCCATCACGGTCAAGGCCAAGGCGGCGCTCGCCGGCAAGGAAGCCCTGTCGTCCGGCGACATTCACGTCTCGACGCGGCGCGGCGACGTCGTACTGACCGGCAGCGTGCCGGACCGGAGCCAGCGTGAAGCCGCCGTCAACATCGTGAGACAGCTCGACGGCGTGCGGGACGTGAGCGACCGGCTCGCGATCCGCGCGAAATGA
- a CDS encoding ATP-binding protein yields the protein MIRIERGRIKRCAMAIVMVAIATVLQAIAVRFGGVNLPLLLYYPMLAGAAWMTSFGAGLLATAISAALAWMLFLSDPAAYTGTLAERLVRLGTFVLVGALACAIASALRRMGDAQRHRESAERRHDETVLASLPQGVVATDPDGRLTFINATAAELAGCRPDDALGRRAQDVLRVCDAQGRRVQATPLERVLDGAAGAMCDRHWLAGSGDLVPIVEIAAPMRDADGNVDGAVMLLRDARMERVRADASRILRAVVDASPDAIVGIDRDGRIVSWNPAAQRMFGYDAHEALGRDVAILVAARWWRRHPLADGSRRRRDDLAPTDCLCVRRDGSRFRATVRASPARGGVRDDARECIALSLTLRASDEQRRRDRRTQRSLRGARDARQQADTSNRLKDELLATVSHELRTPLNVIYGWVEVLRNSGDDTLQHQAIDAIDRSARSLTRMVGDILDASSLATGKLRIDAMPVDLVRIVGEVAGAFRSAAAADGIALDTDCALDTCVVSGDGERLRQMLSNLLSNALKFTPRGGRVTIRLARKDGHAELSVADTGQGIAPEFVPFVFDMFRRADDSPASSQRGLGLGLSIVRHIAELHGGTVTVDSAGRHRGATFTVTLPTGWQPVGPMAWGAVEPSGNGEATMLDAQRVLVVDDDATTRASLAAALRTLGAAVDVASSGREALAKAAGMRPTVVLSDLAMPDGDGFWLLDALRRDVARGLAGMRVLAVTAHAGLADERRALAAGFDGYLCKPVDVRQLARAIARATGGRRA from the coding sequence ATGATCCGCATCGAACGCGGCCGGATCAAGCGTTGCGCGATGGCGATCGTGATGGTTGCGATCGCAACGGTGTTGCAGGCGATCGCGGTCCGGTTCGGCGGCGTCAACCTGCCATTGCTGCTGTATTACCCGATGCTCGCGGGCGCCGCCTGGATGACGTCGTTCGGCGCCGGGCTGCTCGCGACCGCGATCAGCGCGGCGCTCGCGTGGATGCTGTTCCTGTCCGATCCCGCTGCCTACACGGGCACGCTGGCCGAGCGGCTGGTCCGGCTCGGCACCTTCGTGTTGGTCGGCGCGCTCGCCTGCGCGATCGCGTCGGCGCTGCGGCGCATGGGCGATGCGCAGCGGCACCGCGAGTCGGCCGAGCGGCGGCATGACGAAACCGTGCTGGCGTCGCTTCCGCAAGGGGTGGTCGCAACCGATCCGGACGGGCGGCTCACGTTCATCAACGCGACGGCCGCGGAGCTGGCCGGGTGCCGGCCGGACGATGCGCTCGGGCGGCGCGCGCAGGACGTGCTGCGCGTGTGCGACGCGCAGGGCCGCCGCGTGCAGGCGACACCGCTCGAGCGCGTGCTCGACGGCGCCGCCGGCGCGATGTGCGACCGGCATTGGCTGGCCGGCAGCGGCGACCTGGTGCCGATCGTCGAGATCGCGGCGCCGATGCGCGACGCGGACGGCAACGTCGACGGCGCGGTGATGCTGCTGCGCGACGCGCGCATGGAGCGGGTCCGCGCCGACGCGAGCCGGATCTTGCGTGCCGTGGTCGACGCGTCGCCGGATGCGATCGTCGGCATCGATCGCGACGGCCGCATCGTCAGCTGGAATCCGGCCGCGCAGCGGATGTTCGGCTACGACGCGCACGAGGCGCTCGGGCGCGACGTCGCGATCCTGGTGGCGGCGCGCTGGTGGCGTCGTCATCCGCTGGCCGACGGGTCGCGCCGCAGGCGCGACGACCTCGCTCCGACCGATTGCCTGTGCGTGCGCCGCGACGGCTCGCGGTTTCGCGCGACGGTCCGCGCAAGCCCGGCGCGAGGCGGGGTGCGGGATGACGCACGCGAGTGCATCGCGCTGTCGCTCACGCTGCGCGCATCGGACGAGCAGCGGCGGCGCGACCGGCGCACCCAGCGTTCGCTGCGCGGCGCGCGTGACGCGCGGCAGCAGGCCGATACGTCGAACCGGCTGAAGGACGAGTTGCTGGCGACGGTGTCGCACGAGCTGCGCACGCCGCTGAACGTGATCTACGGCTGGGTCGAGGTGCTGCGCAATTCGGGCGACGACACGTTGCAGCACCAGGCGATCGACGCGATCGACCGCAGCGCGCGCTCGCTGACGCGGATGGTCGGCGACATTCTCGATGCGTCGTCGCTCGCGACCGGCAAGCTGCGAATCGATGCGATGCCGGTCGATCTCGTGCGGATCGTCGGCGAGGTCGCGGGGGCGTTCCGCTCGGCCGCGGCGGCGGACGGCATCGCGCTCGACACGGACTGCGCGCTCGACACGTGCGTGGTGTCGGGCGACGGCGAGCGGTTGCGGCAGATGCTGTCGAACCTGCTGTCGAACGCGCTGAAGTTCACGCCGCGCGGTGGACGCGTGACGATCCGCCTCGCGCGCAAGGACGGGCACGCCGAGCTGAGCGTCGCCGACACGGGGCAGGGCATCGCGCCGGAATTCGTGCCGTTCGTGTTCGACATGTTCCGCCGTGCCGACGATTCGCCGGCGTCGTCGCAGCGCGGGCTCGGGCTCGGGCTGTCGATCGTGCGGCACATCGCCGAGCTGCACGGCGGCACGGTGACGGTGGACAGCGCGGGACGCCATCGCGGCGCCACGTTCACGGTGACGCTGCCCACCGGGTGGCAGCCGGTCGGCCCGATGGCATGGGGGGCGGTCGAGCCCTCCGGCAACGGCGAGGCGACGATGCTCGACGCGCAGCGCGTGCTGGTCGTCGACGACGACGCGACCACGCGCGCGAGCCTGGCCGCCGCGCTGAGGACGCTCGGCGCGGCGGTCGACGTCGCGTCGTCGGGCCGCGAGGCGCTCGCGAAAGCGGCCGGGATGCGGCCGACCGTCGTGCTGTCGGATCTCGCGATGCCCGACGGCGACGGCTTCTGGCTGCTCGACGCGCTGCGGCGCGACGTCGCGCGCGGGCTGGCCGGCATGCGCGTGCTGGCCGTCACCGCGCATGCCGGCCTGGCCGACGAGCGCCGCGCGCTGGCCGCCGGCTTCGACGGCTATCTGTGCAAGCCGGTCGACGTCCGGCAGCTCGCGCGGGCGATCGCCCGCGCGACCGGCGGCCGCCGCGCGTGA